The following proteins are encoded in a genomic region of Alistipes shahii WAL 8301:
- a CDS encoding SIR2 family protein: MNATIFFGNGINRISDKPLDWNELLKRLAVYASVKVDLAEKPYTMIYEELLLRSKSMDESNIKKYIQQELQVTDISSLYERLYSIGVTNYITTNYDFSLESIFEEKLYRKDFRKQETLYSIRTHITMSNQDNDINIWHVHGDIERIPSIALGLDHYCGSVSKIDAYLKGNYSYIEDKKEKRLNGIIAKLNGTESFDSVSWIELFYNTNVHIIGFGLDYSEIDIWWILNKRQRYIKSSKTNLFNKIYYYDIKPQDAKRKSKHDLLVGFGVDLITVDLVDNNWENATVNLLEKMEQNIQARR, encoded by the coding sequence ATGAATGCAACTATTTTTTTCGGGAATGGTATAAATCGAATTTCTGACAAACCATTAGATTGGAACGAATTATTAAAACGATTAGCAGTCTATGCGAGTGTAAAGGTAGATTTAGCAGAAAAACCTTATACTATGATATATGAAGAACTTCTTTTGCGGAGTAAATCTATGGATGAGTCTAATATTAAGAAATATATCCAGCAAGAATTACAAGTAACGGATATATCTTCCCTATATGAGAGATTATATAGTATAGGAGTTACAAATTATATAACCACAAATTATGATTTTTCATTAGAAAGCATTTTTGAAGAAAAACTATATCGAAAAGATTTTAGAAAGCAAGAAACATTATATAGTATTCGAACTCATATCACAATGTCAAATCAAGACAATGATATTAATATATGGCATGTTCATGGAGATATTGAACGGATTCCATCTATCGCATTAGGACTTGATCATTATTGTGGTTCTGTAAGTAAGATAGATGCATATTTAAAAGGAAACTATTCATATATAGAAGATAAAAAGGAAAAAAGATTGAATGGAATTATTGCAAAACTTAATGGGACAGAATCTTTTGATTCTGTTTCATGGATTGAACTTTTTTATAATACGAATGTACATATTATTGGTTTTGGATTAGATTATTCGGAAATAGATATTTGGTGGATATTAAATAAAAGACAACGATATATTAAAAGTTCTAAAACGAATTTATTTAATAAAATTTATTATTATGATATTAAGCCTCAAGATGCTAAACGAAAATCAAAACATGATTTGTTAGTTGGATTTGGCGTAGACTTAATAACCGTTGATTTAGTAGATAATAATTGGGAGAATGCAACAGTAAATCTTTTAGAGAAAATGGAACAAAATATACAGGCGAGAAGATAG